The region CTTTCAATTTGTCCCCTGAATTTTCTCAGCAGCCAAACAAAggctatttttttttaagaatactTTTCAGTTTTCACATGAAAACCCAATAAACTGGTTTTGACATTAATATATCTACGGAAATTGTtgctataattattattattataattttctttaaacaattaaaatagtATTTGATGACATTTGGATGCGTGTAAACTTACTAATTTAATGCTCTGAGACTTTCTAATCCCATAGTACATTCTTTAAAGTTGGTCACTATGattagatctttttttttttcaattaattattGAATAGTGTACTCACtatttcatgttatattttttttaattataattgcAGTCAGGAAAAGTCTACCTACAAAGATGTAGCAACCCAAGTTCAAATTCAGCCACTCATCATCACAAGAACCAAACCAATACAACAGTTCCAAAGCTTCAAGATTTAAATTTTCCAGTCTCACCATCATCAAAGACACCATTGAACCTTTTTGATGACACTAGTTTGGAATTGAAATTAGtctcatcatcatcaccatcaagTAAAAATAACAACACTTCATCATCAACCTCACCAAACTACCAAAGTGTCTGTACTCTTGACAAAGTAAAATCTGCCCTTGAAAGGGCTGAGAAGGAGCCTATGAAGAGGCGCTCGTCGTCTTCGTTGTGGAAATCTTCTTCGCCTTCGTACTCGTCCTCGTCGTCTTCGATCAAAGAAGGTCAAGAAGAAGACAACAACGatgacaacaacaacaacaataagctTTTCTCATCCTCATTTGCAGCAGGCTGCCCTGGTTGCCTAACTTATGTTCTGATAATGAAAAACAACCCAAAATGTCCAAGGTGCAACTCTGTTATCCCCTTGCCCTTAATGAAGAAACCTAGGATTGACCTTAACATGGCAATTTGAGGGGGAGGGCTTTGTCAtagaaattaatttatttatgcttttgatgaaatttttgtataTGATAGAATCACAAGTAGATGTTTctcttaaggaaaaaaaaaatagattggtTAGTCATAGAATGGTATATgtacatttttttctttcttcttattaTAAAACAAAAGGTTTATTATGTTTTCCATTTCTATAAATTGATTGGAGTTTCCTGGTAATTTTTTGGttgtgtatgatttttttttagggTACAATTCTGAACATTCTTCGTGATCATACGCTTTCAATGAATGGTCGAAATCGTATCCTATCGAAGTTTGatgctttatttcttattatagccttgaaatttgatatgaaCTATTGTGTGTTGAAGTTGATTCTTCCATTCCATGCTTAAAAAAATGAAATTCCAGGTCAAGATTACATCTATTTCAATGGTACTACTACCCTACGTTGTTTGGAGACCAATTAAATATCATTTATCAGGAAGGTGTAATTGGCACTTATAATATGGGAAAAAGTTCTATTTTTGATCATTCTCTCAAACAGAGCTTTAAATTGCCTTTATTACAGCATTTTAAACAGAGCTTGGCTTAGGTAAAATACTTTCTATTCAAGTATAGACATAAAAAAACTTTACAGAATTTGAAAGGTTCCATTCCAAGGActcattaaaaagtttaatttcTTTTATGAGACCAAACTAATTGCTCTTAAATTCTTATGAAATTTCATATTGAATAACCAGCATTTTCTTGTATCCGAATCCAAATcccaatatcatatttatttttgtttgttattattttattttctcctTTCCCATTTTGGTATCTTAATTCTTAAAGACCCTTTTGGTATTGGTATTGGTATTGGTATTGGCAATTCATCATTTAATTCAAATATTTAAGATTTTTTGTTTTCTTAAATAATAAACAATAGTAAAATTTGGGACTGGTCTCCTTCATACATGTAAATTGTTAGTAAAATTTAACAGAAGACAAACAGAACGGAAAAAAAATTGGGACCATTGAAAAAAATGGGAgattattcaaaatatatttatttatataaatatttttcacaacatctttacaaaaaaaaaaaaaaaggtttattAGTTTAATTAGAAAATGCTCCACAGAAAACAAAATTTATCATCACCACCACATAATGTTTGTCTCTACACATTTGTTTTCTCTTGACCATCATTCTATTTGTTCATGAACTTTTCTTAaatgctttttaaaaaaaatataaaaagaatTAATAGCAATCCTTAAAAAGAAAATGGGGTTAGGTAAAAATAATAATGTAAGATATGCATTTAAACcacaataaatataataataagcaTCCTCTTCATTGTTATATGTGATTATTCCACTGATAAACATACATAACATCTGCAGATGCTGAACCCCACACcaactataaataaataaataaaaaaaagccattattattattattattattatatatgtatgtatatgtgtatgtatagtGTTGTGATAACATATCTAAGTTCGTATATCACATGGTAGGGTATGTAGTAGATTTTAGACATGTcaatggagttttttttttttatttgttttttttacatttaatttatttattaaatatgtttgttttttattttatttttgggtaTGGATAATAAAATAGAGATAGTGATGTACAAAAAATATGGTTGTGTCCTATAAATGTATGAAAAGAGCATTCAACTACACTTTGTCAAAACTGATGTGCTTAATGGTTGCTGCATGGAACTAATTATGGCCATTTACTAGACCAATTCATTAATATACCTAACACACATTAAATGAGATATTTAATTTTATCATACTCTTTAAAGTTTTGCTTACCTACCTTCCTACTATACcagtttaatgtttttttttccttgacaggccatttataaaataaatcaataaataactatacattatatatatatatatatttctctctcatttttttatGCCCTTAtcttcaaataattttttaatgtaTAGTCTTAGAATTAAATAAATAGATATTTTTTCATTGTGAAATCTATCTGAAAAAGGTTACAGGTGGCCaggcatataaatatatactttaAAGTTTTAGACATAATTAATCACCATGCTAAttgtttctttttaattaatacaATTTATTACAATATATGTAgcaaattatttttttgaatttgATTTATTACTCTTACCAACACAATACCCCCTAATTATTGTGAATGTAAATTTTATAATTGTGAAAGTACATAAATGGTTGTGATTAATGTTTCTGCAGTAATCATCGAATGTAGTAATTtaatcaataatttttttaaaaaaattatattaatttatactATTCAAGGACCAATAATAATAACTATTAACATTTAATAAGCTAAAGAAGACAATTGTGATTTCGTGAAACTTACGTAAGTAGACAATTCTTAAAGATGTAAAtacaaaatttatttaatatttatttcgTTTTAGATGAATCTATatcattaattatttataaaaacgTTAGGAAATCACCATCAATGAAATTAAATACAAAATTTGTCGCAATTTTGAATTACTCTCTCCTTTCTGCCTTTTTATACATAAAAGATAATATTATAAAATCCGATGTATTAAATAATTTGTAGGAATCAggtagaaataaaataataccaattatgagattaattaattgataattacaaaagtatcttttgattttatatatttaaatatcaCATTGGTATTCAACATCTAGTTCTAAAAAATAATCACAAAATGTACCACTCTATGTTTGTTTGGTCAATCTTCTAGGTTTTCTataattacaaagaaaaaaaaacatatataacaatatataatACCTGTACAATAATTGAGATATAGGTATTTTTCTAATAGttattgaaaattattttaaactaTTACCAAATACACCATTAATGATCATTgacatttttatataaaaataatttttttatatatattaatgatttttcaataagttttttTTATGTACATAAGTAATGAGAAATATGAATGATTTGCAGGTTTCGAATTctattattagaaattttgggtaaTTTACACCAAATTTTGaccaaaaaatataaatatactaGGATAATAGAGgatatttaattatgatattattccaTTTTAAAAGTTAGGCATtggccattttttttctttctttatttggTAAGAAATTTATTGTATATTAACTAATTACAATATACTACAACTATAGTCACTACATTTGTTGCTAAAAATTCCAtcatgtttagttttatttattccttttaaaaagaaaaaaaaaagtaatattaTTCATGTAATTGAAATTGCTACAAATCACATTTGTATCTAGCATCATAATTAATACAAATATAAAATtcactttaaaaaatatatatatatatagctttaaacaatttgaaaaatacAAGTATTACTGTAAAGTATTAgatgtttttctttctttatttttgaaAGGAGACAAGTATTAGGTTAAAAGTAGAGATATTATGATTTAGacttgaaaataaaattaaaaataaataatattaatgtCAATCGAAGAGACTACAAAGCTCGTACTTttttcaagttcaaaacctaaGTAAAGTAATCACACGAAAGTTTGAACTCTCATTCATTGTGCGTGTAGCATAGTAGGTGAACTACTTTAATGATGTaaaatattgtatatatatatatatatatatattgaggaTAATTCTTCTACATGagtttcactttaagtcctattggtaggactctcagtgtttattgacccgtgaacagtttttggcgcgactttttttatgacagtgtatattgtagctatttagaatatcctgtaaactttcagaaaattctgaatagtttacagtatcgaaaattaggttcaaacatattgttttccacgtgcataaaaaaaattagtcacgcgtgcaacaacatgttggAACCtaattttcagtactgtaaactattcagaattttctaaaaatttgcaggatgctctaaatatctacaatatacacggtcataaaaaaaaatcgcgtcgaaaactgttcacggattgTAAACACTGAAAATCCTACtgataggacttaaagtgaagcctctaTAAAAAAATTCTCCTCTATATTTGTATAAAttctaataatatatatattaaaattatgcataaaaatattatactatTTTAGTGTATATATTATTACTAGTCTAACAAATGCTTCTTTCAACATTTGTATTCAATATGGAAAATATTTGCATCACGTGCATGTGTGATTTTCTCATGATGATCCATAATATGAATTATATTTACGAAAATATATAACGAAAAAGAGAATTAATAACGACCCTTATCTACCATATTAGCAAATAATTACTATGAATTGAAAACAataatattttcataattataatacttattaattaattattcagtACTATATATGTACGTAAAAATTAAAAGTTGTGCCATACATTATAATAAGTAGGCATTAATTTTCAAAAAGCAACTCAGGTTGCATGcgcaaattttttttaaatagtgatgatattttaaaacatatttaaGCAACCCATCTTTGTACATCCAAATTTATTgcagggtttatatttttttttatcctgTATTTTGTCTCGTTATTTGTTTGTATTTTATGTTTTATCCTGTTATTTGTTTAGAttctatgttttataaaatagttcaaatagaactTAAAATCTAATTTTAGTAaaagttttctcaactgaaatcacaaataattcatcaaactaacaattttgaacaaaaataaaactatcatccttaaaaactgtgttattatatttaatttttcttcatcaaaattgagtttaggggtcgatttaaactattttacaaaatataggatccaaaaatgaattttttaaaacacaaaatccaaacaaataatcataaaaaaacatagaatcaaaaaaattataaatcctttatatattctattaaatagGAACAATAATCTTTTTTTCACTTTCATTTTTTGATCAATTTTATTCTCATATTTCCTAAATTTATTTTGTTAGTTTCATTCTCTTTTTTTCAtgtttctaaattcttcccaaaaATAGTACATAGATAATTTcattctatatatatttatagtggtacttaaaaaaataaaagagaaggaaaaaatatgtacacaaattaaaaaaaatatttttgtgggGTGAGAATGATGGTAAAAAAAGAATTAGTGGAAACGGTGGGAGGATTTTTGTGGGGTGAGTATGGGTTTTCGTGCCTTAAGTTCTTTCAATCAAGCAATGGTTGCTAAACAAGCATGGCAATTCTACAAGCTCCTAATTCTCTTATGAGTTAGGGTCCTTGTTACAAAATATTGTAGGAGTGGTAATATGTTAGATGTTGATGCGGGACCATCAGCATCATTTGTGTGGCGAAGTATTTGTTGGGGTATGGAGCTTATTTGACATGGTACTAGATGGAGAGTTGGGGATGGTAGTAGGATCTAGGCTTTTGTGGATCCTTGGATTCCTTGTCCCTCTACCTTTAGGCCTCTTAGAATTATACTATCAATGGTCTCAACTTGGTTTGTAATGCCCTgattaccccaagaccgttacggtgaatgaTGAACCGTGAATTTCAGTCGCtacctgagttctttggttaaaaacgtgcttctagttgttattaacaggttaaggtgaaaaaccaatcaaaagggaatgatatattttatttaaaacataaaactgttcatgggcccataaaaacgtctacaagttatttacaactcaaaatggttatTACTGTTTAAATGTACAACCCaccaacctaagcagcaaaaatagggtaaaccccctagttcctctgagaactccttggtcatggtggtcaagcggccgcatatgtacacaacactaccaaagctctccactcaggctgggtgagcttttctttccctttacctgcaccacataacacccatgagccaaagtccagcaagaaaacacaataatgcaaacatataatatcaaatgatgatcatgataatcatacagagcttata is a window of Humulus lupulus chromosome 4, drHumLupu1.1, whole genome shotgun sequence DNA encoding:
- the LOC133829923 gene encoding uncharacterized protein LOC133829923, coding for MAADVSSLVRVMSGYKDDQHGSMSTDSTSEKSTALITRDLLGGGSASSFSPSKLVNDTQELDLDLQVPNGWEKRLDLKSGKVYLQRCSNPSSNSATHHHKNQTNTTVPKLQDLNFPVSPSSKTPLNLFDDTSLELKLVSSSSPSSKNNNTSSSTSPNYQSVCTLDKVKSALERAEKEPMKRRSSSSLWKSSSPSYSSSSSSIKEGQEEDNNDDNNNNNKLFSSSFAAGCPGCLTYVLIMKNNPKCPRCNSVIPLPLMKKPRIDLNMAI